The following is a genomic window from Defluviimonas aquaemixtae.
CCGGGATAGCATGATGGTCGCAATCCGACCGTGGCGTGGCGCGAATCCGCCTTGACCGATCGGCCCGCATGCTGGCAGATGGTTCCGTATGGTGTCCAATCGACGCGAAGCGTCTGGACTGAAATGGGAATGGGGTAGGGTGGACCAAAGGCGGCACCCGAAGCCCCAACCGCCCCCGCGACTGTAAGCGGCGAGCGGCTTTCCAATGGCCACTGGGGCTCAAGCCCCGGGAAGGCGGAAGGCACGCAGCGACCCGCAAGTCAGGAGACCGGCCATGCGGAATGAAACGACAGACGCCGTCGGGTGGACGGCAAGGAGAGACAGATGAACGCAATGACCCAATCCGCCGCCAAGACGTCCACCGGGCTTCTGTCGGTGATCTTCGTTGCCCTCGTGGGTGCGACGCTTCTCTTCGTCGCGGGCCACGCCCAGTCGGCGGCGCTGCACGACGCCGCGCACGATATGCGCCACGCGACCGGTTTCCCCTGCCACTGAGCAGGCGCTGACGGTCTGAACCAATGATCCAGCGCATGCTGGCCGGCGGGCTTGTCGCCGGCTTTGCGGCAGGCTTGTTCGCAGCCCTGCTGCATTTCGCGTTCATCCAGGAACTTATCCTTGTGGGTGAGCAGTACGAAACCGGCGCCATCATCCATTTCGCCGAAACCGGCGACAGCACAGCGTCGCACGACCACGCGCCTGGTGAGGACGACGAACATGCGCATGGC
Proteins encoded in this region:
- a CDS encoding CbtB domain-containing protein, whose product is MNAMTQSAAKTSTGLLSVIFVALVGATLLFVAGHAQSAALHDAAHDMRHATGFPCH